From Sporocytophaga myxococcoides, the proteins below share one genomic window:
- a CDS encoding efflux RND transporter periplasmic adaptor subunit — MLDYKNFIYIIIILLFVSCKKDEEKTSNSDFLDPVVQDNGQVIVLKSENAVFKTIVAKKKPLNSEYMAPATVVASILKPRLKEAHTIILFDDEELNRLYTEYLQSIAHYKRDSDYLQRVRDMYDHKAATGTELKQAETGLTDAATEMAEKEGQLRMRGFDPITMTDIPPGNIWLISNVPESIIGSLKNGKSCTVLFTSYPGERFSGKITAVGDVLDRQTRTAKVRITLANHNERFKPGMYAKVKFPIEEENSLSVPVSSVISVEGRNYVFVKNKSIIKRKEVIAENEMGEDIILLDGVEEGDSIVYEGAMLLKGLSFGF; from the coding sequence ATGTTAGATTATAAAAACTTTATTTATATAATCATAATCCTACTGTTTGTTTCTTGTAAGAAGGATGAGGAGAAAACAAGCAATAGTGATTTTCTAGATCCTGTTGTTCAGGATAACGGACAGGTCATAGTTCTGAAAAGTGAGAATGCTGTTTTTAAAACTATCGTAGCGAAGAAAAAACCTCTTAATAGTGAGTATATGGCTCCGGCTACAGTTGTTGCCAGTATTCTGAAACCTAGACTGAAAGAAGCACATACCATTATTCTGTTTGATGATGAAGAGCTCAACCGGCTTTACACAGAATATTTGCAAAGCATAGCTCATTATAAGAGAGATTCGGATTACTTGCAAAGAGTAAGGGATATGTATGATCACAAGGCAGCAACAGGCACAGAACTTAAGCAGGCAGAAACCGGTCTTACCGACGCTGCCACGGAAATGGCCGAGAAAGAAGGACAATTACGTATGCGTGGATTCGACCCTATTACAATGACTGACATTCCTCCTGGAAATATCTGGCTCATTTCCAATGTACCTGAAAGTATTATCGGAAGTCTAAAAAATGGTAAATCCTGCACTGTGCTTTTCACATCTTATCCAGGAGAGAGATTTTCTGGAAAGATTACTGCAGTAGGTGATGTACTCGATAGGCAGACCCGTACGGCAAAGGTGAGGATCACTCTTGCCAATCACAATGAAAGATTTAAACCAGGGATGTATGCTAAAGTAAAATTTCCTATCGAAGAAGAAAACTCTTTATCAGTACCTGTTTCATCTGTTATATCTGTTGAAGGAAGAAACTATGTTTTTGTTAAAAACAAAAGCATAATTAAGCGCAAGGAAGTCATTGCTGAAAATGAAATGGGAGAAGATATTATTCTGCTCGATGGAGTAGAAGAAGGCGATTCCATTGTTTATGAGGGTGCAATGTTATTGAAAGGTTTAAGTTTTGGCTTTTAA
- a CDS encoding efflux RND transporter permease subunit, translating to MISKLIAFSIKNRWVPIAGILAVIIGGIYVYTILRIEAYPDISDTNVVIITQYQGRAAEEVEQQVTMPIERSLNSVPGVIFRRSRTIFGLSVVQLTFDDNVEDFFARQYVSEKLKNAQLPPGVTPELGPLSSPTGEILRYVVRGNENYTPMDLKTLNDWVIIPKLLQTVGIADISSFGGPLKQYQVLTSPERLKKYNLTLKNLISSVEDNNLNTGGNIIERGEQGFAVRGIGAVANVRDLKKIVISSSGGVPIFLEDVASIEIGPPYPSGILGYSIPAEGIRENSGTEGIVLLKRGEDTKETLKRLKEKLNEVISNDLPEGVEIHVIYDRSNLIDFTLETVSHTLIEGITIVVIILVVFLGSFSSALVVAVTIPVALLFSFIMMKITGIPANLLSLGAIDFGIIVDGACIMVEHLVRSIKSAPVGDRKNGIYNFTTHSAQEIGKELFFSVAIIIIAYTPLFAMQRIEGKLFSPMAFTISFAILGSFICSITVVPVLISFIYKKKFEEVGDGFYNTRKNILSPLADLGNKAIASLKKINPYELVLIRTMQIPNFGFFLIFLIITGIGLLAVRTGTEFLPPLDEGSIFFRCNLPSGISIHKSAKLAPEIRKIISKHNQVKSILTQTGRNDEGTDPFGANRTEILINLNPYNEWVNDTSKAELVLKLKSELKAAFPGAYFAFGQPIIDQVTEVVNGSAADLAVTIAGENLTEIRSVGDRIKAIIKKIPGASDVGIEQEGPQGQIVVNINRENAARYGINVSDIQLMIEAAIGGKTISTVYEGTQRFDLVIRFLPESRSSIEDVKKMLVPSITGSQIPMSELADIRMVDGQTNIYRVEGKRIITVRANIRGRDQGGFAKEVAQKIKSMKLPRKFKTALGGQFENLDRVTSQLSYTIPFTLLLIGLLLFILYKDAVSMLITILSLPIGILGGLAALWVRDYYFNVSAGVGFVSLFGVAIMAGVLLVSSYNRELKDLSFAYTDLKDLRIRIISISLVQIKPILMMITVALIGLVPAATSHGIGSDIQRPLATVIIGGLLTCLLLIPIVLPSIYFSFFKWRIRKLVNGRKNTEID from the coding sequence ATGATTTCAAAACTTATTGCATTTTCAATCAAAAACAGGTGGGTGCCTATTGCCGGAATTCTTGCTGTCATCATCGGTGGAATTTATGTATACACTATTCTCAGGATAGAAGCCTATCCAGATATTTCGGATACCAATGTTGTAATCATAACACAGTATCAGGGACGGGCAGCTGAGGAGGTCGAGCAGCAGGTAACTATGCCCATTGAAAGGAGTCTTAATAGTGTGCCAGGCGTAATATTCAGAAGGTCCAGAACCATCTTTGGATTGTCTGTTGTTCAGCTTACCTTTGATGACAATGTTGAAGATTTTTTTGCCAGACAATATGTTTCTGAAAAGCTTAAGAATGCTCAGCTCCCACCTGGGGTAACACCTGAGTTAGGGCCGCTATCTTCTCCAACAGGGGAAATTCTGAGATATGTGGTCCGGGGAAATGAGAATTATACCCCCATGGATCTCAAAACTCTTAATGACTGGGTAATCATTCCTAAGTTGTTACAAACAGTCGGTATCGCTGATATCAGCTCATTCGGAGGTCCTCTGAAGCAATACCAGGTTCTGACCAGTCCGGAGAGGTTAAAGAAATATAATCTTACGTTAAAAAATCTTATTTCATCCGTTGAAGATAATAACCTGAATACGGGAGGTAATATTATTGAAAGAGGGGAACAAGGCTTTGCTGTCAGAGGTATTGGTGCTGTTGCAAATGTTCGTGATCTTAAGAAAATAGTCATCTCATCCTCCGGAGGTGTTCCGATATTTCTGGAAGATGTTGCCAGTATTGAGATCGGGCCTCCTTATCCTTCGGGTATATTGGGATATTCTATTCCTGCTGAAGGGATTCGTGAAAATTCTGGTACTGAAGGCATCGTGTTATTAAAGAGGGGAGAAGATACCAAAGAAACCTTGAAAAGACTGAAGGAAAAACTCAACGAAGTAATCAGTAATGATTTGCCCGAAGGAGTTGAGATTCATGTGATATATGACAGATCTAATCTGATAGATTTTACATTGGAAACAGTATCTCATACACTGATTGAAGGTATCACAATAGTGGTAATAATACTGGTTGTATTTTTGGGAAGCTTTAGCTCTGCTTTGGTTGTAGCTGTTACTATTCCTGTAGCATTACTATTTTCATTTATTATGATGAAGATAACCGGCATTCCAGCTAACCTTCTTTCGCTTGGTGCTATAGATTTCGGAATTATAGTTGACGGTGCTTGTATTATGGTGGAACACTTGGTAAGGTCAATAAAGTCTGCTCCTGTAGGAGATAGAAAAAACGGGATTTATAATTTCACAACTCACTCTGCTCAGGAGATTGGAAAGGAGTTATTCTTTTCTGTTGCTATTATTATCATAGCATACACACCTTTGTTTGCAATGCAAAGAATAGAAGGAAAGCTTTTTTCTCCAATGGCCTTTACAATTTCTTTCGCAATTCTGGGTTCATTCATCTGTTCTATTACAGTGGTCCCGGTGTTGATCTCCTTTATTTATAAAAAGAAGTTTGAAGAAGTTGGAGATGGTTTTTATAATACCAGAAAAAATATACTCTCGCCTTTGGCTGATTTAGGTAATAAAGCAATTGCTTCATTAAAGAAAATTAATCCTTATGAATTAGTTCTGATCAGAACAATGCAAATACCAAATTTTGGTTTTTTTTTAATCTTCCTGATCATCACTGGAATTGGTTTACTTGCAGTTCGCACTGGTACTGAGTTTTTGCCTCCTCTTGATGAGGGATCGATATTTTTCAGATGTAATTTACCAAGTGGGATTTCAATACATAAAAGTGCAAAGCTTGCTCCTGAAATAAGAAAGATTATATCAAAACACAATCAAGTTAAAAGTATACTTACGCAAACCGGAAGAAACGATGAAGGTACAGATCCATTCGGTGCTAACAGGACTGAAATTCTCATCAATCTAAACCCTTATAATGAATGGGTAAATGATACTTCAAAAGCTGAACTTGTTTTAAAGCTAAAGAGCGAACTTAAAGCGGCATTTCCAGGAGCTTATTTTGCATTTGGCCAGCCGATTATAGACCAGGTGACAGAGGTAGTAAATGGCAGCGCAGCTGATCTTGCCGTGACTATAGCTGGAGAAAATCTTACAGAGATAAGAAGTGTAGGAGACAGAATAAAGGCTATTATTAAAAAAATACCCGGAGCGAGCGATGTAGGTATTGAGCAGGAAGGGCCTCAAGGGCAGATTGTTGTAAATATTAACAGAGAGAATGCTGCCAGATATGGTATAAATGTTAGTGATATTCAGCTTATGATAGAAGCCGCAATTGGAGGTAAAACAATAAGCACAGTTTATGAAGGAACCCAAAGATTCGATCTTGTTATAAGGTTCCTTCCGGAAAGCAGAAGTTCAATAGAGGACGTGAAGAAAATGTTGGTGCCTTCTATCACCGGAAGTCAGATACCAATGAGTGAACTGGCAGATATCCGTATGGTAGACGGTCAAACAAACATTTACAGGGTTGAGGGAAAAAGGATTATTACAGTTAGGGCCAATATAAGAGGAAGGGATCAAGGGGGCTTTGCCAAGGAAGTAGCCCAAAAAATAAAATCAATGAAGCTGCCCAGGAAGTTCAAAACGGCATTGGGTGGCCAATTTGAAAACCTCGACAGAGTCACTAGTCAATTGTCCTACACTATTCCATTTACCTTGTTACTGATAGGTCTGCTATTGTTTATTCTTTACAAGGATGCTGTCAGTATGCTGATTACAATTCTTAGTCTGCCAATTGGAATACTCGGTGGCCTTGCTGCTCTTTGGGTGAGAGATTATTACTTTAATGTTTCCGCTGGCGTAGGTTTTGTATCGTTATTTGGTGTAGCTATTATGGCAGGGGTATTGCTCGTCTCCTCTTACAACCGAGAGTTAAAGGATTTGTCTTTCGCATATACTGACCTGAAAGATCTTAGAATTAGGATAATATCAATTTCCCTGGTTCAGATTAAACCCATTCTGATGATGATCACGGTAGCACTCATTGGACTAGTTCCCGCAGCCACTAGTCATGGTATAGGATCAGATATTCAAAGGCCATTGGCAACTGTAATTATAGGAGGATTGTTGACTTGCCTTCTTCTAATTCCAATTGTCTTACCTAGTATTTACTTTAGCTTTTTTAAATGGAGAATAAGGAAATTGGTCAACGGAAGAAAAAATACTGAAATTGACTGA